A genomic stretch from Lathyrus oleraceus cultivar Zhongwan6 chromosome 2, CAAS_Psat_ZW6_1.0, whole genome shotgun sequence includes:
- the LOC127119338 gene encoding potassium transporter 6, giving the protein MDLEGGRTRRNSSKKDSWRTVLTLAYQSLGVVYGDLSISPLYVFRSTFGEGIGHSNTNEEIFGVLSLVFWSVTLVPLVKYVFIVLKADDNGEGGTFALYSLLCRHAKVNSLPNCQLADEELSEYKKDSCGGGGSGVSSDRGFAFRLKSTLEKRKVLQKILLILALIGTCMVIGDGVLTPALSVFSAISGFELSMSKEHHAYVEVPVACIILVGLFALQHYGTHRVGFLFAPIVIIWLFCISAIGLYNIFFWNPQIYRALCPIYALRFIRKTQMGGWMALGGVLLSITGSEAMFADLGHFSQLSIQIAFTSVVYPSLILAYMGQAAYLSRHHEVEHAYHFGFYVSVPENLRWPVLVIAVFAAVVGSQAIITGTFSIIKQCSALNCFPRVKVVHTSSKIHGQIYIPEINWLLMLLTLAVTIGFRNTQHLGHASGLAVITVMLVTTCLMSLVIVLCWHQNVLFALTFVLFFGTIESLFFSASLTKFLQGAWVPIALAFVFMTVMYVWHFGTLKKYEFDVQNKVSINWLLGIGPSIGIVRVRGVGLIHTDLVSGIPVIFSHFVTNLPAFHQILVFLCIKHVPVPHVRPEERFLVGRVGPRNFRLYRCIVRYGYRDVHKDDVEFENDLLCSIAEFIRTGSTEISLNDEIETIERMTVVGTYSSQTISRRGENGDNNADNFDSEETSSELKEIKSPQVIQQKKQVRFLVPESPKIDTEANEELEEVMEAREAGIAYIIGHSYMKAKPGSSTIKKIAINFVYEFLRRNSRAPSFVLGVPHASSLEVGMMYQV; this is encoded by the exons ATGGATCTGGAAGGTGGAAGAACTCGTCGAAATTCTTCCAAG AAAGACTCGTGGAGGACTGTTCTGACACTGGCATATCAGAGCCTTGGAGTTGTTTATGGAGATTTAAGCATTTCACCTTTATATGTATTTAGAAGCACTTTTGGTGAGGGAATTGGTCACTCTAATACAAATGAAGAGATTTTCGGTGTTTTGTCTTTGGTGTTTTGGTCTGTGACACTGGTTCCTTTAGTTAAATATGTTTTCATAGTGTTGAAAGCGGATGATAATGGTGAAGGAGGTACTTTTGCACTTTACTCTTTGTTGTGTAGACATGCTAAAGTCAATTCTCTTCCGAATTGTCAATTGGCTGATGAAGAACTCTCTGAGTATAAAAAAGATTcttgtggtggtggtggttctggTGTTTCATCTGATAGAGGTTTTGCGTTTCGGCTTAAGTCGACGCTTGAGAAACGCAAGGTTTTGCAGAAGATTTTGCTTATTCTTGCTTTGATTGGTACTTGTATGGTTATTGGTGATGGTGTCCTTACACCTGCTCTTTCAG TTTTCTCGGCCATATCAGGATTTGAGCTTTCAATGTCCAAGGAACATCATGCTT ATGTAGAAGTTCCAGTTGCATGCATCATATTGGTAGGCTTGTTTGCGCTTCAACATTATGGCACACATAGGGTCGGCTTCTTGTTCGCACCGATAGTTATCATATGGCTATTTTGTATCAGTGCCATTGGACTATATAATATTTTCTTCTGGAACCCTCAGATATACCGTGCACTCTGTCCAATTTATGCTTTACGATTTATAAGGAAAACTCAGATGGGAGGTTGGATGGCCCTCGGCGGAGTTTTGCTCTCCATAACAG GATCAGAAGCCATGTTTGCTGATCTTGGACACTTCTCACAATTATCAATCCAG ATTGCTTTCACTTCTGTGGTTTATCCATCTTTAATTCTTGCATATATGGGACAAGCTGCTTATCTATCAAGACATCATGAAGTCGAGCATGCGTATCACTTTGGGTTTTATGTATCTGTTCCAG AGAACTTGAGATGGCCTGTTCTTGTGATAGCTGTATTTGCTGCGGTTGTGGGAAGTCAAGCCATCATAACCGGAACATTCTCAATTATCAAGCAATGTTCTGCGTTAAATTGCTTCCCAAGAGTTAAAGTGGTTCACACATCATCCAAAATTCACGGTCAAATATATATCCCTGAGATCAATTGGCTATTGATGCTCCTGACCTTGGCTGTTACCATTGGTTTCAGAAACACACAGCATCTCGGTCACGCCTCAG GTTTGGCAGTTATCACAGTGATGTTGGTCACCACCTGTCTGATGTCACTGGTTATTGTACTATGCTGGCACCAGAATGTTCTCTTTGCGCTCACATTTGTTCTCTTTTTTGGCACCATTGAGTCGCTCTTCTTCTCCGCTTCTCTTACAAAATTCCTACAAGGAGCATGGGTGCCGATTGCACTGGCATTTGTATTTATGACTGTCATGTATGTTTGGCATTTCGGCACACTCAAAAAGTACGAATTTGATGTTCAAAACAAGGTTTCCATCAACTGGCTACTCGGCATAGGTCCAAGCATAGGCATCGTAAGAGTGCGTGGTGTCGGCCTCATACATACAGACCTAGTATCCGGTATTCCTGTTATCTTCTCTCACTTTGTAACCAACCTGCCAGCCTTCCATCAAATCCTAGTCTTTCTCTGCATCAAACATGTGCCAGTTCCGCATGTTAGACCCGAGGAAAGGTTTCTAGTCGGCCGTGTAGGTCCAAGAAATTTCAGACTCTATAGATGCATAGTACGGTACGGTTACCGCGATGTCCACAAAGATGATGTTGAGTTTGAGAATGATCTTTTATGCAGCATAGCCGAGTTCATACGCACTGGAAGTACTGAAATATCTTTGAACGACGAGATTGAAACAATTGAAAGAATGACTGTTGTTGGAACATATTCTTCACAAACCATTTCAAGGAGAGGCGAAAATGGAGATAATAATGCAGATAATTTTGACTCGGAAGAGACATCGTCGGAGCTTAAAGAGATAAAGTCCCCACAGGTGATTCAACAGAAGAAACAGGTGAGGTTTTTGGTACCCGAGAGTCCAAAGATTGACACAGAAGCAAATGAAGAGTTAGAGGAAGTGATGGAAGCTAGAGAAGCTGGAATAGCTTACATTATAGGACATTCATACATGAAGGCTAAACCAGGGTCTAGTACTATAAAGAAAATAGCTATTAATTTTGTGTATGAATTTCTAAGGAGGAATAGTAGAGCACCCTCCTTTGTACTTGGTGTACCTCATGCATCATCTTTAGAAGTTGGGATGATGTACCAAGTTTAA